TTTATTTTCATCTTTTGAGACccgtaacaaaatatgctatatgtatttttgtattttgagCTCTTAACATAACTTTTATCTTCTGTGAACTATAGACGACTCGCGGTGGACAAAAATCGAGCAGACCAGAAAGGGCATGATGCAGGATTTTACGGTCAGCTATCACATACTGATGCCCTCCACTGCGTACACATTCCGTGTGATTGCGTATAACCGTTACGGCATTTCGTTCCCCGTGTACTCCAAGGACTCGATCCTGACGCCCTCCAAACTCCATCTCGAATATGGTTACCTGCAGCACAAGCCCTTTTATCGGCAAACCTGGTTTATGGTTTCGCTGGCGGCGACCTCGATTGTGATCATCGTGATGGTTATTGCTGTGTTGTGTGTCAAGAGCAAGAGCTACAAATATAAACGTAATTATTcagtattttatttaaaattaaattcggCTTAGTTAGCTAAAACGTTTTCACTTGCAGAGGAGGCACAAAAGACTCTCGAGGAATCTATGGCCATGTCAATTGACGAGCGACAAGAGTTGGCTCTGGAGTTGTATCGCTCTCGCCACGGAGTTGGAACTGGTACCCTGAACAGTGTAGGCACTCTGCGAAGCGGAACCCTGGGGACTCTGGGCAGAAAGTCTACAAGTCGACCGCCGCCGGGCGTCCATCTCGGCAAGAGTCCGCCACGCCCATCGCCCGCCTCGGTGGCGTATCACAGCGACGAGGAGAGCTTGAAGTGCTACGACGAAAATCCGGACGACAGCAGCGTGACCGAGAAGCCCTCGGAGGTGAGCAGCTCGGAGGCATCGCAGGTGAGTTGGCGGAAAAACAGTGGCCAAGGGGCGTATTTGGGTTGACCAATGTTTATGTTCAAGTTCATTATTGGAGAGAAAACATGATGAGTACATGTGTTCCCCTCATGCATTTATGTTTCTATAAGGGCAATTTGAAAAGTATGATTTCATTTTCTAGCACTCGGAGAGCGAAAATGAGAGCGTGCGCAGCGACCCCCACTCCTTTGTGAATCACTATGCCAACGTGAATGACTCACTGCGACAGTCGTGGAAGAAGACCAAGCCGGTGCGAAACTACTCCAGCTACACCGATTCGGAGCCGGAGGGCAGTGCAGTGATGAGCCTCAATGGTGGCCAGATTATCGTCAATAATATGGCCAGGTCGAGGGCACCACTGCCCGGCTTCTCGTCATTCGTCTGACAATCAACTGAGTTCTAAGATCTAAGCACCAGTAGCAACGGCACCGTCATCCGCGAAACCTTCGTCTAGGCTGAGAACGAGGAGGGTCTGGAGAAGGAACCCGGAGCTGGGGGGTTGGCTGGGGCCACTCGAACCCGTTGGAGGAcgacacccacacccacataTCAGACAGGCCCTCCTGCCCTCAGCCCCTCCAGCTCCACGACGATACGCTGCTACAGGGATATACATATTACTTAATACCAGACATTCAGTAAGATTATCTTGTATGCTTTTAGTTTGAGTTCTTAAATATGTGCTTTTTACGTTGGGTTGTGCACTTGCGCGTCTTAATGTTTTCCGTTTaactaaaaatgtttttatgcCCAGTACTCCCTATACTCGAAAAACGTATAAATATGACCAACAGGGCAAGTATCGCAGGCATTAATTGaagtaatatttttgaatatgCATAACCTAGTGTAAGAAGCACATTATTTTCAGCGCCAGTTTCCCAGCATGACTGCTCCTATATTATagtatttatttttggatGTACAGTGTGAGTGCGATGCTGCCTGCCACGCCTCCAGAGGTGGCATTTATGGAATAGGGCGCGAAAAATCGAATCCaaatcctgtgataaaacgaTTTCCTCGTGCCCTAATAAGTTTTTCAAATGAATTCCAAGTGTGTTCAGCGCGTGGCAGGTAGTCTGGTCTTTTAAGTGACTGTGAGTGTGAGTGACGTACGCGCTTCGTCTGCGCAATctcattatatataaaatgacAAAAggttatgttttatgtttatttttttgtgcGAGAAAAGCTAGAAAATCTACAAGTATGAAGACAAGGACACAACACCGATGCAATCGGTGGGCTAAGAAATGAAGAAAACGAGTTGATGAAACAcgcgaaaaaaataatacgCAGTAAACGAAAATCTTTCTCTTATAAGAAAAGATAAgtgtattttttttggaaaGGCATCGGAGAAAGGCTATAGCCATGATCATGAGAAGAATATCTAAGGAATATGGCTTTGGATATATTGATAGGCCATATTATTGCAATTTCCCTACCACATAAGTCCACAAACGCAAGCAAAAGTAacacaaagcaaacaaacaaacgagcAAACATGCAAGCATTCAAAAGCTGCATAGCACACAAAGAATCGAAGAATCGATTCGGTCAGAGCGCATGCGTAGCAGATTTAGCATTAAGTACGATCTTCTAGAGGTAagatgcattttttttgttagttggGGGCCAGTCTCTACGGAGAGACTTCGCCCTGATACTCTAGCTCGTAATTTTCGATTGTTTAATCCCCGACGCTTAGAGGTAATTGTACTCGTGTTTGTATTTGAACGCGGTTTATATTTATGactatatttatatatcgATGTATACATGTATATCTAAAAACTTAAACGACtgattatatattttcccCTGATTAATTGTATACTTAACTCCTTTTTTGTAAACCTACGCATTAACTACGCTAAGACCACTTTTGCACTTTGGCGCCCGTTGAAATGAAAACGGAGTGGAAAACTTTCTGCGTTTTCCCCAAATCGCAAGCTAATTTCAACTTCAAAGACTCGAAGCACAAGTTCATCTAGTTAAGTAAATGTATTTGTAATTGTTGAATTGATGATTAAAGGATAGTTCTCCACTAATTGAGAGGCACGTTTGATGTGGAGGAGCTTTGGAGATGAAAAAGGTGGAGCTTAGGGATCTTCGCTCGTTGCTAGTTGAAATTCGTGCAGCAAGCGCAAAGTATTAAAATATtgataaatacaatttaaatgtGTAAATTTAATTGATCGAGCATCCGAATATGAATCAATAAAAGAACATGAAATCCATGGAATCCCATTATCGGCGTTATTTTTTGCAATACCTTACTCCAATTAAGATTACTTACTTTCTTACAAGCTCTCGATATTTATTGctacatttatttaatattttctttattattatatttattaaatattgaaaaaaaaaatattttcagcagACGCTTACTTTTATGTGCTGTAGTATCCCTGAATTGGCATTCTtactaatattatttttaatcgttttttcatttgtttttaatatttgttttaagaTCTCTAGGGCACCCCTTTAGTGACAAGTCAGTCGTGGATTGGCCTTTGTACATGGAAGGCTGTTGCTGCACCATCCAATTGAACTAGATAGGACTGTCTGAAGTTATATCCTGTCCTTCTGTCTGCGCCTTGGTGGCACCGTCTTCCAGACCGTGACTCTGGCTCTGGCCCTGCTCCTGTTCCTGCCCCTGTTCATCATCCTCGTCCTCTTCCTCTCCCTCATTATCTGTCTCGCCATCAGCTTCCGCTTCCAATTCCTGTCCCTCGATGTGACGTGCCGCCGGCTGGGACACGAACGATGTGGAGGAAGTGGACAGCTGCGGAGGCAATGTGGACGCTGTCGAGGATGCCACGAAACTGGGCATACTGACGGGGCACATGCAGGGAACAAATTGGATGCGACTGTTACTGGAGACCCCTTGCTCCGATACTACAgtctgctgctgcggctgataGTTGAAGTAGTCCGGATATGGATATTGGGGCCTGGCGTTGTAGAGGTTGCTTACCCGGCGATTGTACGCGGGATATTCACCGAAGCGCAGCAAGCTGGACGTGGATCCTTCGGAGAAACTACTACTGGTGGACTGGGGCGGAGGTGGTACTGGTGGTGGGGTTGTGCTGGTGGTAGTAGTACTAgcttttgttgttggtgccggagtggtggttgtggtggtggtcGTAGTTGTGGTCGTTGGCGCGGGTGTGGTGCTGGTGGTCCGAGAGCTACTCGGCGCGTTGTTCAACTCCGCCGGAGCAGTCACTTCTTGCCTGGAAACAGAGTCATGTCGTCTGGCAGCAGCGTAACTGGTCATCCCATATGGATCGTACTGAGCACCAGGCAGCAAAGGCGTCTGAGCAGCTCCAAATCCATAGAACGCAGGAGCCAATGGCTGATAAGTGTATGTGCGGAAATAGGTGAGCGGAATTTGCTGGAGAATTTGGCCGCCACTCGGTTCCCTGGTTTCCCTATGGATACGATGCAGGTGAGATTTAATTGGGCAATTCGGCAGCTTAATTTACTTACGTTGTTGTCTTTGGCCACCAGAAAGCGTTGGACAGTCGGGAACCTGCCAGGATAAGAGTAATCTAACGGGAAAAGGAGAATGGGTGAGTTTTTTAATTCCTTATTAAATGCCATTGGCTAGGTATTACAATCCAAAAATAATATTGGTTTAAAAGTCAAAGTTAGATTTACTCAAATTGTTTAGAATCATATGTTCATATATTGTACTATCTTCGTccataaaattattttttcaaaattgacCATGAAcatatttattgcatttatcaCCGATAACATTCACttgtatataaaaaaaattttaaaataatttttaagatTAAACATTTAATCTTGTATTAAAATTTCGATGTAGGCAAGTAAATCCTTTTTTCACATACCACAAAACTTAGCCTCATAGCTATGTGCAAAATACGATTTTATGAGGAAATTTCCCTTTATCCTTGGGAAGGAATGAACAAATTTATGAAGGATTGAGCAAACTTAAATAAACCACTCGCGTGCGCAGTCGCCTTTGTTCTAAGCCCAAAAAGAGTGACGGTCCGAGCTTTTATAGCCCAAAACAGATTGGAAAATCGGTTGGGATCGATTGTGTGGCCCATGGCAATGCTGGTCAGAACAGAAACGCCGACATGGAGCAGGTTTTTCCCCAGTCAAGAAAACGGGGGAATGGGGAGCTCTGAGTTCGGAGTGAGAAGTGGGGACCCCTTGTAGAACAACGAGAAAATTAATTGCAGTCTGCAAAGCGAAAACTAAGCTGGGAAatctataataataatgaCGGGGCGAACAACCTGGAGAGGTACATCATTGATAAAGTGGTTGAATGAATGATGGATCCACCGACGTGGAAAGGAGGGCTGCGTTTTTGAAAGAGCCGCATCTATTCCATTGGCCATAAACATTTGTTGATGACTTTTCTTCTTTGCCCTGCCTTGCTTTTTAACACattcaaattttgttttcctttcttATTTTCCGTGTATTGGATTCTGGAATTTGGGTCAGGCAATGGCTTTAGCTCACCCGTCCGATTCGCACGTTGGGTTATGCAACTATAGGTCGCTCAATAAAGTGGTCCCTATTATTCACTTTCCAATTTACGACCGCCTTTTCAGAGCTCGGGATCTCTTTTGACCCCAAACATGAATGACTGCCCTTTATCGGTCGTAAAACGGTTCCACCAGGCAACAATCTAGGCATTATAATCTAAATTGTCTCATGGCTTTTTCTGAAGGCTTTATTTATGGATAGAGGCGTTAATGATCATTTCGGAGCACTGTGTTCTGTAATCTCTTGGGTGTCTTCTTTGTCACCCCAAAAACTATTCTTGATAGTTATCAGTTATTAACATCTAATTATTTGTACTATCTCCGAGGTCTAAAGCCGTTCTCTATGTACTTGGATGTGTAGTATTTGGTCTGATTGTCTGTTCCATGTGATCGATGGTATGGTCCCTTGTAGCTGAAATTCAAGAGGGataaaataagtaaaaaatataaattgaatatttaagAGGAAGCAGCGACTCTCAACTAACCGTGAATTCAGTATAAACCAGGTACTAGGCTCTCTTTCCAAGGAGCTTCTTGCCGAGCGATCGCTTTTCTCTAGTAGATTCTTGGATGGATTCTGTGTTTTGGGCTGGAGCAGTTTACCCAGGGTATATACTGGAAATGCATAGTACTTATTTTTGAGGGCATATCGAGAGCTATGTCGCAATGGTGTTGGCGGCGTAGTGGGACTCAGAGTTTCGATGGTTGGTCGTTCCAGACTCTCATCGATGTAGACGATCTGGAAGGGCTCACTGCTGCTGGCGGTAGACGTTTCTGTTGGCTCGGGAGGTAGTTCCACCTCTGTTTCGGCTTCCTGTGATGTTAGCCAGTCTTGTTCATCGAGCTCCTCTTCCACACCATCGCTTAGATCTCCCAACTCCTTCTGCTCCTCCGGCTCCACTTCCTCACTGGAGTGATGCCGATGATTGTCGTTGTGACCAGTATATCGTCGCAGGACTGTCTGCCATTGCATCACATCTTGAGGGGAATGAAAGGCCTCATATTGCTTGGCCTTCTTTCTCTTTCGCTTTCCCAGCGTTAGCATTCCCTCGATTCTGGGCAGCTGTGTCTCGTAGGGTAATGGCATGGGCGTGGTGGAGGTGGTGGGTGCTTGAGTGGATGTGCTAGTTAGGGTTGGATCACTGATGGCCTCTTGCGCATAAAAGGGAATTAAAGTCAGGTTCTTGATCTCCCGTTGTCCTGGGAAGCGGAATCGCTCTACAATCGGTTTTGGACGAAACATGGGGGTCGATGGTGGATAGAGAACTTGGCCTGGAACTGGTTCCTGCATGGGATAACGCCTCCTGCTTAGCATGGTGTTGAGAATCAGTTCTCCCCTGGTTCCATTGTACACGAAAACGGGGTAGTTGCCCATACCCAGTTGCAGGGAATTCTCCCCGGGCCCATTATCGAAAACGGGCAGCTGGCGACGTTCTCCCCGCCGCTGGCTTCTGGTTTTTTGAACGGGTTGTACGTACCGATGGGGCAGCTGGAGACGGTGGGGCATCATAAAGCGTCGCTTAGGCAAGGAGGGCAGTATTGGGGGCGGCGCAGAAGGAGCATCCCGATCGTCATGTCTAACAAGAAAAGTAATGGAGCCGGATTCCTCCTCCTGACCACCACCTCTTCCCTGCCTTCTGACCATCAGCGCAGCAGGAATCCTAGTGGTGGTTTCATAGTCGGCTTCTGGGCGATTCTGTCTGTGCCTTTTGGCTAGCCCATCCTCCAGGATCCAAAGTGGACGATGCTCGCCCGCCAAATAACTTTGTCCCCAGACAGCTCTAGTCCAAAGAGAAACAATAATCCAAGGCACCTCCATTTAGTACGACATGTGACTGTGAAATGGTCAGCTAGCCACTCCAAATCCGTCACTTTATAGTGTTGATGTTGGGCTCTTGGAATCGGGTTGCGCCGATTGTGTAACTAACTTTCGTTTTGGGCGAAAATCGCACAACTCGTTCTGAGTGGGCCACTAAGTAAGCCGAGCATGTTGTGGGTCACTTAATGTAGGTCCAAAATATAATCAAGTACTATGtacataataatataataacatactaacataatataataatataatataataatatttacaaaatctTTAAGCATTATGGCGTTAGGCGGAAGGAACACGCTTTTACTCTAGGAGGAACGGGAAAAGGCATCTCAATAGTCTGATCACTTGTCAAGCCCTTGAGAGTCTGGTTAGACAGCTGCCAGCTGGGCTTCAGCATCAATGGAGCCAGCTATTTTCCATCTCCACCATCATGTCCTATCAGCTGTCAAAACTGGCATTAATCAAAACACTCTTAGCCGATTCCCATTGTTGTGGCGGCCTGCATGCTCCGGGTCTCGGAAAGAGCATCGCAGTGGAAGTGCTTTTTCGGGTATTCTTCTCGGCTAGCAGAGAAGACCTTGCCTTCGCGGGGCTCCACACGGATAAAAATGCTAAGGATCAAGTGAAATTATATTGGAGATATCTGAACGCTTTCGGTGTTacgaaaaatacaaatttcccGAATATCGAAATTCGTTTTGATAATATCATATCAATTTTTTTCCCGTGCAGAGctcagtttttgttttgaccGTTGCCTATTCTGGGCCAACTTGTTCTTGTTTCTCAAGGGCCACAAGTGTGCAACAAGTGGAACATTCTGAGTAAGAAACGGGGTTAATAGCCTTTGCCGAACG
The Drosophila mauritiana strain mau12 chromosome X, ASM438214v1, whole genome shotgun sequence DNA segment above includes these coding regions:
- the LOC117147272 gene encoding mucin-5AC; the protein is MRLSFVITLILAGSRLSNAFWWPKTTTETREPSGGQILQQIPLTYFRTYTYQPLAPAFYGFGAAQTPLLPGAQYDPYGMTSYAAARRHDSVSRQEVTAPAELNNAPSSSRTTSTTPAPTTTTTTTTTTTTPAPTTKASTTTTSTTPPPVPPPPQSTSSSFSEGSTSSLLRFGEYPAYNRRVSNLYNARPQYPYPDYFNYQPQQQTVVSEQGVSSNSRIQFVPCMCPVSMPSFVASSTASTLPPQLSTSSTSFVSQPAARHIEGQELEAEADGETDNEGEEEDEDDEQGQEQEQGQSQSHGLEDGATKAQTEGQDITSDSPI
- the LOC117147271 gene encoding uncharacterized protein LOC117147271 — its product is MEVPWIIVSLWTRAVWGQSYLAGEHRPLWILEDGLAKRHRQNRPEADYETTTRIPAALMVRRQGRGGGQEEESGSITFLVRHDDRDAPSAPPPILPSLPKRRFMMPHRLQLPHRYVQPVQKTRSQRRGERRQLPVFDNGPGENSLQLGMGNYPVFVYNGTRGELILNTMLSRRRYPMQEPVPGQVLYPPSTPMFRPKPIVERFRFPGQREIKNLTLIPFYAQEAISDPTLTSTSTQAPTTSTTPMPLPYETQLPRIEGMLTLGKRKRKKAKQYEAFHSPQDVMQWQTVLRRYTGHNDNHRHHSSEEVEPEEQKELGDLSDGVEEELDEQDWLTSQEAETEVELPPEPTETSTASSSEPFQIVYIDESLERPTIETLSPTTPPTPLRHSSRYALKNKYYAFPVYTLGKLLQPKTQNPSKNLLEKSDRSARSSLEREPSTWFILNSRYKGPYHRSHGTDNQTKYYTSKYIENGFRPRR